Proteins co-encoded in one Leucobacter exalbidus genomic window:
- a CDS encoding thiamine pyrophosphate-dependent enzyme, with protein sequence METLRGYGIDTVFGIPGTHNLEFYRPLAALGIRPVTTRHEQGAGYGSDGWSLQTGLPGVVITTSGPGLLNALSAAGTAYCESRPMILLSPGPAVGAEFADIGTLHETKDQLGAASAIVEWGRRVRTAEEAVAAVHDAFALFATTRPRPVYIEVPLDVLEQITELPASDTAPRTAAPVAPADATAITAAAAALAAAQRPAILAGGGSRGATAELRALAERLNAPVVTTLNAKGVLDEAHPLAVGSSLRLAAGRAVAQDADALLVVGSKLGEAELWVDRLEAAGTVIRVDLLATQIEKNHRADIGLVGDAAATLGALDAALTPLIDAQSIAAGAQAAAEAVAGVRAAVRAESVELSATNTELAEVIAAVLPADAIVATDSSQIAYWGLLNTLRVATPNSTPYMATYATLGYGLPAALGAKIAAPQRPSFVVTGDGALMFSMNEFITVVEQREDVTVIVVDNGGYAEIKQNEVDAGIAPVGVDLVQPDWPAVAEAFGGTGRRAANATELTAAVDAAVAAGGLQLIHIDQATFNTQLGA encoded by the coding sequence ATGGAGACCCTACGCGGGTACGGCATCGACACTGTGTTCGGTATTCCCGGCACCCACAACCTCGAGTTCTACCGGCCGCTCGCCGCCCTCGGCATCAGGCCCGTCACCACCCGGCACGAGCAGGGCGCGGGCTACGGCTCTGACGGCTGGTCGTTGCAGACCGGGCTGCCGGGCGTCGTCATCACCACGAGCGGGCCTGGGCTGCTGAACGCCCTGTCTGCCGCGGGCACCGCGTACTGCGAGTCGCGCCCCATGATTCTGCTTTCCCCCGGCCCCGCCGTGGGTGCCGAGTTCGCCGATATCGGCACGCTGCACGAAACGAAGGATCAGCTCGGCGCCGCCTCGGCGATCGTCGAGTGGGGCCGCCGCGTGCGCACCGCCGAAGAGGCCGTTGCGGCCGTGCACGATGCGTTCGCGCTGTTCGCGACGACCCGCCCCCGCCCCGTCTACATCGAGGTGCCCCTCGACGTGCTCGAGCAGATCACCGAGCTGCCCGCCAGTGACACCGCGCCTCGTACGGCAGCGCCCGTCGCCCCCGCCGATGCCACGGCGATCACCGCGGCGGCGGCGGCCCTCGCGGCAGCCCAGCGGCCCGCCATTTTGGCGGGCGGCGGCTCACGCGGTGCCACGGCCGAGCTGCGCGCCCTCGCAGAGCGGTTGAACGCGCCCGTTGTCACCACCCTCAACGCGAAGGGCGTCCTCGATGAGGCGCACCCCCTCGCGGTCGGTTCGAGCCTGCGCTTGGCCGCTGGTCGCGCCGTCGCACAAGACGCCGATGCGCTACTCGTCGTCGGGTCAAAGCTCGGTGAAGCTGAGCTGTGGGTCGACCGGCTTGAGGCTGCGGGCACGGTGATCAGGGTTGACCTGCTCGCCACCCAGATCGAAAAGAACCACCGCGCAGACATCGGTCTCGTGGGCGACGCCGCGGCCACCCTGGGCGCACTCGATGCGGCGCTCACCCCGCTTATCGATGCACAGTCCATCGCCGCCGGTGCGCAGGCCGCTGCTGAGGCTGTCGCGGGTGTGCGCGCTGCCGTGCGCGCAGAATCGGTTGAGCTGTCGGCGACGAACACCGAGCTCGCCGAGGTTATCGCGGCGGTGCTTCCCGCCGACGCGATTGTTGCCACCGACTCGTCGCAGATCGCGTACTGGGGTCTACTCAACACGTTGCGGGTCGCCACCCCCAATTCCACCCCGTACATGGCCACCTACGCCACGCTCGGCTACGGCCTGCCCGCAGCGCTCGGCGCCAAGATCGCTGCACCCCAGCGCCCCTCATTTGTAGTCACCGGTGACGGCGCCCTAATGTTCTCGATGAACGAATTCATCACCGTGGTCGAGCAGCGCGAAGACGTCACCGTCATCGTCGTCGACAACGGCGGGTACGCCGAAATCAAGCAGAACGAGGTCGACGCGGGCATCGCCCCCGTCGGTGTCGACCTGGTGCAGCCCGACTGGCCCGCCGTCGCTGAGGCGTTCGGGGGCACCGGCCGCCGGGCCGCGAATGCCACCGAGCTCACCGCCGCCGTTGACGCCGCGGTCGCCGCAGGCGGCCTGCAGCTGATTCACATCGATCAGGCCACCTTCAACACCCAGCTGGGAGCGTAA
- a CDS encoding C-terminal binding protein, which produces MTAQTRPIAVYTDVDDTDPTPGIKLLEANGFEVRVLGTRDPQEIIAGAQGAQVLLPGYASVTREMIEALPELRVIALMSMGFDYVDLDAATEHGVWVTNVPGAATEEVATHALGLVLASVRQLNFYTSSATPATWNDRAPAAPPRLSETTLGIIGLGKIGRELARLAGPLFGDIVGYDPMLPDTPEVRADLASLGVRRAELAEVRAAANVLSLHLPLTPDTEHMVDAAFLAAMPRGATLVNVSRGGLIDHQALAASLDAGHLAGAALDVLEHEPPAADHPMLGRSDVVLTPHIAYFSARTEIEYVRIQAQNAVSWFATSTPDTPVNQPRIAS; this is translated from the coding sequence ATGACCGCGCAGACCCGCCCCATCGCCGTCTACACCGACGTCGATGACACCGACCCCACACCCGGCATCAAACTGCTCGAAGCGAACGGCTTCGAGGTGCGCGTGCTGGGCACCCGCGACCCGCAAGAGATCATCGCGGGCGCGCAGGGCGCCCAGGTGTTGCTGCCGGGGTATGCCTCGGTGACGCGCGAGATGATCGAGGCGCTGCCCGAGCTGCGCGTGATTGCGCTGATGTCGATGGGGTTTGACTACGTCGATCTCGACGCCGCCACCGAGCACGGTGTGTGGGTCACGAACGTGCCGGGCGCCGCCACCGAAGAGGTCGCCACGCACGCCCTCGGGCTCGTGCTCGCGAGTGTGCGCCAGCTCAACTTCTACACGTCGTCTGCAACACCTGCGACCTGGAACGATCGGGCGCCCGCCGCCCCGCCCCGTCTCAGTGAGACGACGCTCGGCATCATTGGGCTGGGCAAAATCGGGCGCGAGCTCGCCCGCCTCGCCGGCCCACTCTTTGGCGACATTGTGGGGTACGACCCGATGCTGCCCGACACCCCTGAGGTGCGGGCCGACCTCGCATCTCTCGGGGTGCGCAGGGCCGAACTCGCCGAGGTGCGCGCCGCTGCCAACGTGCTGTCGCTGCACCTGCCGCTGACGCCCGACACCGAGCACATGGTCGATGCCGCGTTCCTCGCGGCGATGCCACGGGGCGCCACGCTCGTGAACGTGTCGCGCGGTGGACTCATCGACCATCAGGCGCTCGCCGCTTCGCTCGACGCCGGTCACCTCGCGGGTGCCGCGCTCGATGTGCTCGAGCACGAGCCGCCGGCCGCCGACCACCCGATGCTGGGTCGCAGCGATGTCGTACTCACCCCACACATCGCCTATTTCTCGGCGCGTACCGAGATCGAGTATGTGCGCATTCAGGCACAGAACGCGGTGTCGTGGTTTGCAACGAGCACACCAGATACGCCCGTTAATCAGCCGCGCATCGCGAGCTGA
- a CDS encoding MFS transporter gives MAALVGTSIEWYDFYVYATAAAIIFPHIFFPEDLDPALATLASFGTYAVAFFMRPLGGIIFGHVGDKLGRKPALTITLILMGVATTLVGVLPGYAQIGIWGPILLILCRMVQGLAVGGEWGGASLMAVESAPPKWKTFYGGFTQVGNPLGALMATGAFWALSLLGQEALLAWAWRIPFLFSIVLIGVGFWVRYRVEETPVFAEKVEGQEQSTPLLFALKNNWSPIMLGFLIIAMSSGGYVIATTFVQNYADTPEIGLDPTIILGALTVASFVEMLVTLPIAALGDKIGAKMVMYIGVLSSFFVIIPLVLSIQAKNVALIWVFVILIRITLSGAWAPLSTLMAQMFRPQSRYTSMSLSYGLGAAVWGGLSPAIASLLLVITGGNFWSVVGFFGLLTIAAYIGVRFAPQHSDLAPVTGSFNARTDTTAVNTHD, from the coding sequence ATGGCCGCCCTCGTGGGCACCTCCATCGAGTGGTACGACTTCTACGTCTACGCCACCGCAGCCGCCATCATTTTTCCCCACATTTTCTTCCCCGAAGATCTTGATCCGGCGCTTGCGACGCTCGCATCGTTTGGCACCTACGCCGTGGCGTTCTTTATGCGCCCCCTCGGTGGCATCATCTTCGGTCACGTCGGCGATAAGCTCGGCCGCAAGCCCGCCCTCACCATCACCCTGATCTTGATGGGCGTCGCCACCACCCTCGTGGGTGTGCTGCCCGGCTACGCCCAGATCGGCATCTGGGGCCCGATTCTGCTCATCCTCTGCCGCATGGTGCAGGGCCTCGCCGTGGGTGGCGAGTGGGGCGGCGCCAGCCTCATGGCCGTCGAGAGCGCACCGCCGAAGTGGAAGACCTTCTACGGTGGCTTCACCCAGGTCGGCAACCCGCTCGGCGCCCTGATGGCGACCGGTGCCTTCTGGGCGCTGTCGCTGCTCGGCCAGGAAGCGCTGCTTGCGTGGGCCTGGCGCATTCCCTTCCTGTTCAGCATCGTGCTGATCGGTGTCGGGTTCTGGGTGCGCTACCGGGTGGAAGAGACCCCCGTGTTCGCCGAAAAGGTTGAGGGTCAAGAGCAGTCGACTCCCCTCTTGTTCGCACTGAAGAACAACTGGAGCCCGATCATGCTCGGCTTCTTGATCATTGCGATGTCGTCGGGCGGCTACGTGATCGCCACCACGTTCGTGCAGAACTACGCCGACACCCCAGAAATTGGGCTCGACCCCACGATTATCTTGGGGGCGCTGACGGTCGCTTCGTTCGTCGAGATGCTCGTCACGCTGCCCATCGCCGCTCTCGGCGACAAGATCGGCGCAAAGATGGTGATGTACATCGGTGTGCTCTCGTCGTTCTTCGTCATCATTCCGCTCGTGCTCTCCATTCAGGCCAAGAACGTAGCGCTGATCTGGGTCTTCGTAATCTTGATTCGCATCACGCTGAGCGGTGCTTGGGCCCCGCTGTCGACACTGATGGCGCAGATGTTCCGCCCGCAGTCGCGTTACACGTCGATGTCGCTGTCGTACGGCCTCGGCGCGGCAGTGTGGGGCGGCCTCTCGCCCGCGATTGCCTCGCTGCTGCTCGTCATCACCGGCGGCAACTTCTGGTCGGTCGTTGGCTTCTTTGGTCTGCTCACCATCGCCGCCTACATCGGCGTCAGGTTCGCACCGCAGCACTCCGATCTCGCCCCCGTCACCGGATCGTTCAACGCCCGCACCGACACCACCGCGGTCAACACCCACGACTAA